The genomic DNA GGTGAATCCGCACCGGCCCTCCTCTTCGAAGACGTCGATGACGCGTGAAGGCTCAGGCAGTCGGAAAGGTCCGAGGCGCACACGGATCGTCGGCTCCTGACCCCGCTCCACACGAGGCGGCCGACCAGGTCTCACTCCATCCGCGCGAGCGTCGGCCTCGGCCGTCGTCTCCGCTCCGCCCGCTCGACTGACAGCGTCCGTACTTCCATCGACTTCGATGTCGAAGCCGCTGCGGATCTTGACCTCCCAGTGCAGTAGCTCATCGGCGCAGCGCTCGAACATGTCTGTCCCGTGGCCGACGAAGTACGCGGATTCGAAGTGACGGTAGCCGTCGGGACGTTCCAGCCACCTCGGCGAGAGGGGATGCGTCAGCGTCTCCGGGCGCTCCTGTGATTGTTCGGCCATGCCTCCAACCTAACGGACTCGAACCGTCAACCGAACGGACTCGGACTGTGGGACTCACAGTCCGGACGGTTGTGCGGCGTCGACCGAACGGTTACGTATGATGCCAACAACAGCGGACCTCAATCGAATGTCCGCTCAGCATCTGAGCCAGGATCAAAGGAGAACCACGTGCGCACAATCAACGGCATCGACGAGATCGAATCGCTCATCGGGCAAGGGCTCGGCTCCTCCGAGTGGATGACGATGGATCAGGACGCCATCAACACCTTTGCCGACGTCACCGGCGACCACCAGTGGATCCACGTCGACGAAGCGCGCGCGGCCGAAGGTCCCTACGGTGCGACGATCGTCCACGGATTCTTCACGCTCTCGCTCATCCCGAAGTTCTCCACCGAGGTCTTCACCATCGAGGGCGTGTCGATCCGCGTCAACTATGGACTGAACAAGGTCCGGTTCCTTCAGCC from Brevibacterium sp. JSBI002 includes the following:
- a CDS encoding MaoC family dehydratase; this encodes MRTINGIDEIESLIGQGLGSSEWMTMDQDAINTFADVTGDHQWIHVDEARAAEGPYGATIVHGFFTLSLIPKFSTEVFTIEGVSIRVNYGLNKVRFLQPVVVGSRLRGTISVKDVIRGDKGTQVILEHTIEIDGEDRPACVAEVVTLLVE
- a CDS encoding DUF1990 family protein; its protein translation is MAEQSQERPETLTHPLSPRWLERPDGYRHFESAYFVGHGTDMFERCADELLHWEVKIRSGFDIEVDGSTDAVSRAGGAETTAEADARADGVRPGRPPRVERGQEPTIRVRLGPFRLPEPSRVIDVFEEEGRCGFTYGTKPGHPITGEESFILIRTADDRVFLVLRSVSRAGLGIWRLGEPFVRLAQIIYRRRYGRALRS